A genomic stretch from Streptomyces sp. QL37 includes:
- a CDS encoding formimidoylglutamate deiminase codes for MQLTTQPTGTPVTATYWMSHAWLGTHVEPGVLLDVAGGRIAGVRTGIDTPPPGAVVLDGLTVPGLANTHSHAFHRALRSTVQVGSGTFWTWRELMYRTASRLTPDTYYDLARATYAEMALAGITAVGEFHYVHHTPGGAPYDNPNAMGEALIAAAAEAGIRITLLDTAYLAAGFGEKPSRHQLRFSDTTADAWAERASLLKGDDDLVVIGAAIHSVRAVPAGQLSTVARWAQERAVPLHVHLSEQTAENDACLAAHRRTPTRLLADHGVLGPHTTGIHNTHLTAEDIELLGSSRTGTCMCPTTERDLADGIGPATALQGAGSPLSLGSDSHAVIDLFEEARAMELNERLRTHVRGHWTAAALLRAASAEGHAALGRPDAGVLEPGAPADLATVALDSVRTAGPVPRLAAEAAVFAATAADVRHTVVAGRHIVRDGRHTRVDDVPGALASAVAALYA; via the coding sequence GTGCAGCTGACAACGCAACCGACGGGCACACCGGTCACCGCGACGTACTGGATGTCGCACGCCTGGCTCGGCACCCACGTCGAGCCGGGCGTCCTCCTGGACGTGGCCGGCGGGCGCATCGCGGGCGTCCGGACGGGCATCGACACACCGCCGCCCGGAGCCGTCGTGCTCGACGGGCTGACCGTCCCCGGACTGGCCAACACCCACTCGCACGCCTTCCACCGCGCGCTGCGCTCCACCGTCCAGGTGGGGTCCGGCACCTTCTGGACCTGGCGCGAGCTGATGTACCGGACCGCCTCCCGCCTCACACCCGACACCTACTACGACCTGGCCCGTGCCACGTACGCCGAGATGGCGCTGGCCGGGATCACCGCGGTGGGCGAATTCCACTACGTGCACCACACGCCCGGAGGGGCGCCCTACGACAATCCGAACGCCATGGGCGAGGCGCTCATCGCGGCGGCGGCCGAGGCCGGAATCCGCATCACCCTGCTCGACACCGCCTATCTGGCCGCCGGCTTCGGGGAGAAGCCGAGCCGGCACCAGCTGCGGTTCTCCGACACCACCGCCGACGCCTGGGCCGAGCGTGCCTCCCTCCTCAAGGGCGACGACGACCTGGTGGTGATCGGCGCCGCGATCCACTCCGTACGCGCCGTCCCGGCCGGGCAGCTGTCCACCGTCGCGCGGTGGGCGCAGGAGCGGGCGGTCCCGCTCCACGTCCACCTCTCCGAGCAGACCGCGGAGAACGACGCCTGCCTCGCCGCCCACCGCCGCACCCCCACCCGGCTCCTCGCCGACCACGGGGTCCTCGGCCCGCACACCACCGGCATCCACAACACGCACCTCACGGCCGAGGACATCGAGCTGCTGGGCTCCTCCCGGACGGGCACCTGCATGTGCCCCACGACCGAACGTGACCTCGCGGACGGCATCGGTCCCGCCACCGCCCTCCAGGGCGCGGGCTCCCCTCTCTCGCTGGGCAGCGACAGCCACGCCGTGATCGACCTCTTCGAGGAGGCACGGGCGATGGAACTCAACGAGCGCCTGCGCACCCATGTCCGGGGCCACTGGACGGCGGCCGCCCTGCTCAGGGCCGCTTCCGCCGAGGGCCACGCCGCCCTCGGCCGCCCGGACGCGGGCGTGCTCGAACCGGGCGCGCCCGCGGACCTCGCGACCGTCGCGCTGGACTCCGTCAGGACAGCGGGGCCGGTGCCCCGGCTGGCAGCCGAAGCAGCCGTATTCGCCGCGACCGCCGCCGATGTGCGGCACACCGTGGTGGCGGGCCGGCACATCGTCCGGGACGGCCGGCACACACGGGTCGACGACGTGCCCGGAGCACTCGCCTCGGCCGTCGCCGCCCTGTACGCCTGA
- a CDS encoding polysaccharide deacetylase family protein, with amino-acid sequence MSARGPEEPGGRAASRIPVLLYHAVMDDPPRWIAEFTVSPREFAAQLDAVGASGRTPVPVGALVAHLAGREPLPDRPVVLTFDDGFADLPGPTAEALAGRSMPATAYLTTGALTRSGGGSLLPPAPMMSLAQAPLLEQYGMEVGGHTVTHAQLDTLPAAALRSELVDSRKVLEDVLGHGVAHLAYPHGYNSPRVRRAARAAGYESAVAVRHALSSGRDEPYRIARLILRRSHTVRDVERWMAGEGARVAPFPDSLPTVGWRWYRRGRATVRGPEFAG; translated from the coding sequence ATGAGCGCGCGCGGACCGGAGGAGCCCGGCGGGCGAGCGGCGTCCCGGATACCCGTGCTGCTGTACCACGCGGTGATGGACGACCCGCCGCGGTGGATCGCCGAATTCACGGTCTCACCGAGGGAGTTCGCCGCCCAGCTGGACGCGGTGGGTGCCTCCGGCCGTACGCCGGTCCCGGTCGGTGCGCTCGTCGCCCATCTCGCGGGGCGTGAGCCGCTGCCGGACCGGCCGGTCGTCCTGACCTTCGACGACGGTTTCGCGGACCTGCCGGGACCGACCGCCGAGGCGCTCGCCGGACGGTCGATGCCGGCCACCGCGTATCTCACGACGGGCGCGCTGACCCGCTCAGGCGGGGGCAGCCTGCTGCCGCCCGCGCCGATGATGAGCCTGGCCCAGGCACCCCTGCTGGAGCAGTACGGCATGGAGGTGGGCGGGCACACCGTCACCCACGCGCAGCTGGACACGCTGCCCGCCGCGGCCCTGCGCTCGGAACTCGTCGACTCCAGGAAGGTGCTGGAGGACGTCCTGGGCCATGGGGTGGCCCATCTCGCCTATCCGCACGGATACAACAGCCCGCGCGTGCGCCGCGCCGCCCGCGCCGCCGGTTACGAGAGCGCGGTGGCCGTCCGGCACGCGCTGAGCTCCGGCCGGGACGAGCCCTACCGCATCGCACGGCTGATCCTGAGGCGGAGCCACACGGTGCGGGACGTCGAGCGCTGGATGGCGGGCGAGGGCGCGCGCGTGGCGCCGTTCCCCGACTCGCTGCCGACGGTGGGCTGGCGGTGGTACCGGCGGGGGCGCGCCACCGTGCGGGGGCCGGAGTTCGCGGGGTGA
- a CDS encoding GNAT family N-acetyltransferase has product MRVVRPGDLGAGDIESWRELRAESGAPAHPFMEPEFALAVGRVRPHARVALISEEAGGPVSGQSVGPAGFLPFERGRFGHGRAIGFGVSDVQGAVLRPGLPLDAGELLRACGLSAWEFDNLEEGQGLFEPAAARSYASYVIDVGGGYESYEQALRARSPKFLRTTLAKERKLGREAGEVRFVLDERDPAVLRTLMEWKSAQYRRTGRRDRFAKRWIRDLAEFLFHTRAPGCSGLLSVLYAGDRPVAAHFGLRSRTVLSCWFPAYDPGFAKFSPGLILHLRMARAGADDGIGMLDMGRGAAEYKDALKTGELTVYEGASVRPGVGAALQWIGREPSRRAHGFVRNRPRLAGLAQRGLERAGRLREPKRP; this is encoded by the coding sequence ATACGTGTGGTCAGGCCCGGAGATCTGGGCGCGGGGGACATCGAGAGCTGGCGGGAGCTCCGGGCCGAGTCCGGCGCCCCGGCCCATCCGTTCATGGAACCGGAGTTCGCCCTCGCCGTCGGCCGTGTCCGGCCGCACGCGCGGGTGGCGCTGATCAGCGAGGAAGCCGGGGGACCGGTCAGCGGGCAATCCGTGGGACCGGCCGGCTTCCTCCCCTTCGAGCGGGGACGGTTCGGCCATGGCCGTGCCATCGGCTTCGGGGTCTCCGACGTCCAGGGCGCCGTGCTGCGTCCCGGTCTTCCGCTGGACGCGGGGGAGCTGCTGCGGGCCTGCGGGCTCTCCGCTTGGGAGTTCGACAACCTGGAGGAGGGCCAGGGCCTCTTCGAGCCGGCCGCCGCCCGCTCGTACGCCTCGTACGTCATCGATGTCGGCGGCGGTTACGAGAGCTACGAGCAGGCTCTGCGGGCACGGTCGCCGAAGTTCCTCAGGACCACTCTGGCCAAGGAGCGCAAGCTCGGCCGCGAGGCCGGGGAGGTGCGGTTCGTCCTCGACGAGCGGGACCCGGCGGTGCTGCGGACCCTGATGGAGTGGAAGTCCGCCCAGTACCGCAGGACCGGACGGCGCGACCGCTTCGCGAAGAGGTGGATCCGCGACCTGGCGGAGTTCCTCTTCCACACCCGGGCGCCCGGATGCTCCGGCCTGCTCTCCGTCCTCTACGCGGGAGACCGGCCCGTGGCCGCCCACTTCGGGCTGCGCTCGCGCACGGTGCTGTCGTGCTGGTTCCCGGCCTACGACCCCGGGTTCGCGAAGTTCTCGCCGGGCCTGATCCTGCATCTGCGGATGGCGCGGGCGGGGGCGGACGACGGCATCGGGATGCTCGACATGGGGCGTGGTGCGGCCGAGTACAAGGACGCCCTGAAGACCGGTGAGCTCACGGTGTACGAGGGTGCCTCGGTCAGGCCGGGAGTCGGAGCGGCCCTCCAGTGGATCGGCCGCGAACCCTCCCGCCGCGCCCACGGCTTCGTACGGAACCGGCCACGGCTGGCCGGCCTGGCGCAGCGCGGCCTCGAACGGGCCGGCCGGCTGCGCGAACCGAAACGTCCGTAG
- a CDS encoding allantoate amidohydrolase, with amino-acid sequence MWRSLRPIGRNDASGGYRRYAWTGADAECRLWFQAQAEARGLDHEIDRNGNQWAWLGDPLAGDAVVTGSHLDSVPDGGAFDGPLGVVSSFAALDELRRRGAVFTRPFAITNFGDEEGARFGLACVGSRLAAGQLTVEHAHGLRDGDGVSLPQAMEAAGHDPDAIGPDPERLARIGAFVELHVEQGRALDLTGDPVGIASAIWPHGRWRFDFRGEANHAGTTRLADRRDPMLTYAETVLAARREAELAGGLATFGKIAVEPNGVNAIPSLVRGWLDSRAADQATLDAVVSGVERAAREHAERAGIDLDVVRESFTPVVDFQHALRDEIGRVLEKRGPDGGGRAVPVLGTGAGHDAGILSASVPTAMLFVRNPTGISHSPAEHAAEDDCEAGVRALADVLEGLACS; translated from the coding sequence ATGTGGCGCTCGCTGCGGCCCATCGGCCGCAACGACGCCTCCGGCGGCTACCGCCGCTACGCCTGGACCGGCGCCGACGCCGAGTGCCGCCTGTGGTTCCAGGCGCAGGCCGAGGCGCGCGGCCTCGACCACGAGATCGACCGCAACGGCAACCAGTGGGCCTGGCTCGGCGATCCGCTTGCCGGGGACGCCGTGGTCACCGGCTCCCATCTCGACTCCGTGCCCGACGGCGGTGCCTTCGACGGCCCCCTCGGGGTGGTGTCCTCCTTCGCGGCCCTGGACGAACTCCGCCGCAGGGGAGCGGTGTTCACCAGGCCCTTCGCCATCACCAACTTCGGTGACGAGGAGGGGGCCCGCTTCGGGCTGGCCTGCGTCGGCTCCCGGCTCGCCGCCGGACAGCTGACCGTCGAGCACGCGCACGGGCTCCGTGACGGGGACGGCGTCTCGCTCCCGCAGGCCATGGAGGCCGCGGGACACGATCCCGACGCCATCGGGCCCGACCCCGAACGCCTCGCCCGGATCGGCGCGTTCGTCGAGCTCCATGTGGAGCAGGGGCGCGCCCTCGACCTGACCGGGGACCCGGTCGGGATCGCCTCGGCCATCTGGCCGCACGGCCGCTGGCGGTTCGACTTCCGGGGCGAGGCCAACCACGCCGGCACGACACGCCTCGCCGACCGGCGCGACCCGATGCTCACGTACGCCGAGACGGTGCTCGCGGCCCGGCGCGAGGCGGAGCTCGCCGGAGGTCTCGCGACCTTCGGCAAGATCGCCGTCGAGCCGAACGGGGTCAACGCGATCCCCTCCCTCGTGCGGGGCTGGCTCGACTCGCGCGCCGCCGACCAGGCCACGCTCGACGCCGTCGTGAGCGGCGTCGAGCGGGCCGCGCGGGAGCACGCCGAGCGGGCCGGGATCGATCTCGACGTCGTACGCGAGTCGTTCACCCCGGTGGTGGACTTCCAGCACGCGCTCCGGGACGAGATCGGCCGGGTGCTGGAGAAGCGCGGCCCGGACGGCGGCGGACGCGCCGTGCCCGTGCTCGGAACGGGAGCCGGACACGACGCGGGTATTTTGTCCGCTTCCGTGCCGACCGCCATGCTGTTCGTACGGAACCCCACCGGGATCTCGCACTCACCCGCCGAGCACGCGGCCGAGGACGACTGCGAGGCCGGGGTGAGGGCACTCGCCGACGTACTGGAAGGTCTCGCGTGCAGCTGA
- a CDS encoding lipopolysaccharide biosynthesis protein has translation MFRNAYALMLSTGVSAALGLGFWLVAARYYTEEAVGQGSAAIAAMRLLASVTATTMIGAVVRYVPRAGRATGSLVARTYLVSSLVVTLACVVFLLTLDLWGDSYAPLGTLSAGLVFTGSCVAWAVLTLQDGVLTGLRKAVWVPVGNAVFSIGKLLLLAAFATTLPVLGVFVSWAAAITLSVLPLGWLIFRRLIPRQAGADRDREPPRMREIGRFLAGDSVGALFSLAMINLLPVMVAVRFDAAHNGFFYIAYTVGGTMEFMAINMASSLTAHASHSPGHLAEGVRGALRRMAVLLVPVVLVLVLLAPQILSPFGSDYATHGTLVLRLLAAAALPRVVVELYIGVLRVQGRTGALAVLQGAMCVLVLGSAAVLLGPLGIAGAGWAMLIAMTAVATVSALGLRSALTGRPPRGPRGTAPGHEEFGTGWARLAAQRAQERRGADHAAADAEPGRREALWLLGLLVLAAGLFWVPLSRSAHSGRTRLTGAQLIDALPPVTVTAGVLMVVAYTAAVALHRPRPALLGAALLVTATALHSAPLLLGVRPPAASREWHGTLAGLLAGSPGPGSHEAVLRALPFALQLLCLALAAVLLRTAGAHWRVTAATVWVLAVAGWAAQEAFAVAGLPVFWGLFAATAVAYGVRGWVSGRAPAA, from the coding sequence ATGTTCCGCAACGCGTATGCCCTGATGCTCTCCACCGGGGTCTCCGCCGCCCTCGGCCTGGGTTTCTGGCTGGTCGCCGCCCGCTACTACACCGAGGAGGCCGTCGGCCAGGGCTCCGCGGCGATCGCCGCGATGCGGCTCCTCGCCTCGGTCACCGCGACCACGATGATCGGCGCCGTCGTCCGCTACGTGCCCCGCGCCGGACGCGCCACCGGGTCCCTGGTCGCCCGCACGTACCTGGTCAGCTCCCTCGTCGTCACCCTGGCCTGCGTGGTCTTCCTGCTCACGCTGGACCTGTGGGGCGATTCGTACGCCCCGCTCGGCACTCTGTCCGCCGGGCTCGTCTTCACCGGGTCCTGCGTCGCCTGGGCGGTCCTCACGCTCCAGGACGGGGTGCTGACCGGGCTGCGCAAGGCCGTCTGGGTGCCCGTCGGCAACGCCGTGTTCTCCATCGGCAAGCTGCTGCTCCTCGCCGCGTTCGCCACCACACTGCCCGTCCTCGGCGTCTTCGTGTCCTGGGCCGCGGCGATCACCCTTTCCGTACTGCCACTGGGCTGGCTGATCTTCCGCCGGCTGATCCCGCGTCAGGCGGGAGCCGACCGGGACCGCGAACCGCCCCGGATGCGCGAGATCGGCAGATTCCTGGCGGGGGACTCCGTCGGCGCCCTCTTCAGCCTGGCCATGATCAACCTGCTGCCGGTGATGGTGGCCGTGCGCTTCGACGCGGCGCACAACGGCTTCTTCTACATCGCCTACACCGTCGGCGGCACCATGGAGTTCATGGCCATCAACATGGCCTCCTCCCTCACCGCGCACGCCTCGCACAGCCCCGGCCACCTGGCCGAGGGCGTGCGCGGGGCGCTGCGCCGCATGGCGGTCCTGCTCGTTCCCGTCGTGCTCGTCCTGGTCCTCCTCGCCCCGCAGATCCTCAGCCCCTTCGGCTCCGACTACGCGACCCACGGCACCCTGGTCCTGCGGCTGCTGGCCGCTGCCGCCCTGCCCCGGGTCGTGGTCGAGCTGTACATCGGGGTGCTGCGGGTGCAGGGCCGCACCGGCGCTCTGGCCGTCCTGCAGGGCGCGATGTGCGTCCTCGTCCTGGGCAGCGCGGCCGTGCTGCTCGGTCCGCTGGGGATCGCGGGGGCCGGCTGGGCGATGCTGATCGCCATGACCGCGGTGGCCACCGTTTCGGCCCTGGGACTGCGCTCGGCCCTCACCGGGCGCCCGCCGCGGGGCCCGAGGGGTACGGCCCCGGGGCACGAGGAGTTCGGGACGGGCTGGGCCCGGCTCGCGGCGCAGCGCGCGCAGGAACGGCGGGGAGCGGATCACGCGGCGGCAGACGCGGAGCCGGGACGACGCGAGGCGTTGTGGCTCCTGGGGCTGCTGGTGCTCGCGGCCGGGCTGTTCTGGGTGCCGCTGTCACGCTCGGCGCACTCCGGGCGTACGCGTCTGACCGGCGCGCAACTGATCGACGCGCTGCCACCGGTCACGGTGACCGCCGGAGTGCTCATGGTGGTCGCCTACACCGCGGCCGTCGCGCTCCACCGCCCCCGGCCCGCGCTGCTCGGCGCGGCGCTGCTGGTGACCGCGACCGCGCTGCACTCGGCCCCGCTCCTCCTCGGCGTACGGCCTCCCGCCGCCTCCCGGGAGTGGCACGGGACGCTCGCCGGTCTCCTCGCCGGGTCTCCGGGGCCGGGCTCACACGAGGCGGTGCTGCGGGCCCTGCCGTTCGCGCTCCAGCTGCTGTGCCTTGCGCTGGCCGCGGTCCTGCTGCGGACGGCCGGGGCGCACTGGCGGGTCACGGCCGCCACCGTGTGGGTGCTCGCGGTCGCCGGGTGGGCCGCGCAGGAGGCCTTCGCCGTGGCCGGACTGCCCGTGTTCTGGGGACTGTTCGCGGCGACGGCGGTGGCGTACGGCGTCCGGGGGTGGGTCAGCGGCCGGGCACCGGCTGCTTGA
- the hutI gene encoding imidazolonepropionase produces MTTTPTTAITHIANLVTNDPSLGDGTPLGLIRDAAVVIDGDRIVWTGESSKAPATDNAVDAGGRAVIPGFVDSHSHLVFAGDRTAEFNARMSGRPYSAGGIRTTVAATRAASDEELSANVARYLAEGLRQGTTTFETKSGYGLTVEDEARALRIAARHTDEVTFLGAHIVSPDHADDPAAYVGLVTGPMLDACAPYARWIDVFCERGAFDEDQARTILTAGKARGLHPRVHANQLGHGPGVRLAVELDAASADHCTHLDDADLDALGQGSTVATLLPGAEFSTRAAWPDARRILGAGATVALSTDCNPGSSFTSSMPFCIALAVRDMGMTPDEAVWSATAGGAAALRRTDIGRITPGARADLVMLDAPSHVHLAYRPGVPLVAAVWRGGERAV; encoded by the coding sequence ATGACGACCACGCCGACGACCGCCATCACCCACATCGCGAACCTGGTCACCAACGACCCCTCCCTCGGTGACGGGACCCCCCTGGGCCTGATCCGGGACGCGGCCGTCGTCATCGACGGCGACCGCATCGTCTGGACCGGTGAATCCAGCAAAGCACCCGCCACTGACAACGCCGTCGACGCCGGCGGCCGCGCGGTGATCCCCGGCTTCGTCGACTCCCACTCCCACCTGGTGTTCGCCGGCGACCGCACCGCCGAGTTCAACGCCCGTATGTCGGGCCGCCCCTACTCCGCGGGCGGCATCCGCACGACCGTGGCCGCCACCCGCGCGGCCTCCGACGAGGAGCTTTCCGCCAACGTCGCGCGCTACCTCGCGGAGGGGCTCCGGCAGGGCACCACCACCTTCGAGACCAAGTCCGGTTACGGCCTCACCGTCGAGGACGAGGCACGCGCGCTGCGCATCGCCGCCCGCCACACCGACGAGGTCACCTTCCTCGGCGCCCACATCGTGTCCCCCGACCACGCCGACGATCCCGCCGCCTACGTCGGCCTCGTCACCGGCCCGATGCTGGACGCCTGCGCCCCGTACGCCCGTTGGATCGACGTCTTCTGCGAGCGTGGCGCCTTCGACGAGGACCAGGCGCGCACGATCCTCACCGCCGGGAAGGCCAGGGGCCTCCACCCCCGCGTCCACGCCAACCAGCTCGGCCACGGCCCCGGGGTCCGGCTCGCCGTCGAGCTGGACGCGGCCTCCGCCGACCACTGCACCCACCTCGACGACGCCGACCTCGACGCGCTCGGCCAGGGCTCCACCGTCGCCACCCTGCTCCCCGGCGCCGAGTTCTCCACCCGGGCGGCCTGGCCCGACGCCCGTCGCATCCTGGGGGCGGGTGCCACGGTCGCCCTGTCCACGGACTGCAACCCGGGCTCCTCGTTCACCTCCTCCATGCCGTTCTGCATCGCCCTCGCCGTACGGGACATGGGCATGACCCCCGACGAAGCGGTCTGGTCCGCCACCGCCGGAGGCGCCGCCGCCCTGCGCCGCACCGACATCGGCCGCATCACCCCCGGCGCCCGCGCCGACCTCGTGATGCTGGACGCGCCGAGCCATGTCCACCTGGCCTACCGGCCGGGAGTCCCCCTGGTGGCCGCGGTGTGGCGGGGCGGCGAGAGGGCCGTGTGA
- a CDS encoding glycosyltransferase has product MAVAELELDAADGTGARIRTSPGGPPLGPRDGEEQRIFALVRLRGRPVGTVVGRVGAGDDPASVLAEQAADEIGVPDALERPPAGEVPRATVVVATRERPAQLARALDSLLAQDHPDFETVVVDNAPVTGATRDLVTSAYAGRGVRYVREPVPGLAVAHNRGLLAAEAGIVAFTDDDVIADPHWLSALTRPFGEDPALACATGLILPARLSTPAQILLESHGGFAKGFAARRYDPAHPPADEPLFPFTAGRFGSGANMAFRAGALKAVGGFDPATGTGTAAKGGDDLYAFVRLLAEGHPLHYTPDAIVWHHHRERWEDLCGQAYGYGAGLTACLTALLVRRPALLPSLLARLPRGLAHALTMTAPRAIDAAGGGVPGAHGAYTYPWPRHLSRLERRGLLYGPLGYARARFAVRAARPGETR; this is encoded by the coding sequence ATGGCCGTCGCCGAGCTGGAGCTCGACGCGGCCGACGGCACGGGCGCCCGGATAAGGACCTCGCCCGGCGGTCCGCCCCTTGGCCCCCGGGACGGTGAGGAGCAGCGGATCTTCGCCCTCGTACGGCTGCGCGGGCGCCCCGTCGGCACGGTCGTCGGGCGCGTCGGGGCGGGCGACGATCCGGCCTCCGTACTCGCCGAGCAGGCGGCGGACGAGATCGGCGTCCCGGACGCCCTGGAGCGGCCTCCAGCCGGGGAGGTGCCCAGGGCCACGGTCGTCGTCGCGACCCGGGAGCGCCCGGCGCAGCTCGCCCGCGCCCTCGATTCGCTGCTCGCCCAGGACCACCCGGACTTCGAGACCGTGGTCGTCGACAACGCCCCGGTGACCGGCGCCACCCGAGACCTCGTCACCTCCGCCTACGCAGGCCGGGGGGTCCGTTACGTGCGGGAGCCGGTCCCCGGTCTGGCCGTCGCGCACAACAGAGGGCTTCTCGCCGCGGAGGCGGGCATCGTCGCCTTCACCGACGACGACGTCATCGCCGACCCGCACTGGCTCAGCGCCCTCACCCGGCCCTTCGGCGAGGACCCCGCGCTCGCCTGCGCCACGGGCCTGATCCTTCCGGCGAGGCTCAGCACCCCGGCGCAGATCCTGCTGGAGAGCCACGGGGGCTTCGCCAAGGGGTTCGCCGCGCGCCGCTACGACCCCGCGCACCCGCCCGCCGACGAGCCGCTCTTCCCGTTCACGGCCGGGCGCTTCGGCTCCGGGGCCAACATGGCCTTCCGCGCCGGGGCGTTGAAAGCCGTCGGCGGTTTCGACCCGGCCACAGGTACCGGCACAGCGGCCAAGGGGGGCGACGACCTCTACGCGTTCGTACGGCTCCTCGCGGAGGGGCACCCGCTGCACTACACGCCCGACGCGATCGTCTGGCACCACCACCGGGAGCGCTGGGAGGACCTGTGCGGGCAGGCCTACGGCTACGGCGCCGGGCTCACCGCCTGCCTCACCGCTCTGCTGGTCCGCAGGCCCGCCCTGCTGCCGTCCCTCCTGGCCCGGCTGCCGCGCGGCCTCGCCCATGCCCTCACGATGACGGCGCCTCGTGCCATCGACGCTGCGGGAGGCGGCGTTCCCGGCGCGCACGGCGCGTACACGTACCCGTGGCCCCGACATCTGTCCCGGCTGGAGCGTCGCGGTCTGCTGTACGGCCCCCTCGGATACGCACGCGCGCGGTTCGCCGTCCGCGCCGCGCGCCCCGGGGAGACGCGATGA
- a CDS encoding glycosyl hydrolase: MIRHRAPEDRRPRTYLVLTLAAVAALLTGLLAWFGTPSSGGGDGRTPSPGALPADAATGPVPGGTCAATATLVPPCGAWWGAYVPYAENGSLKDAVYAFEERIGRKLDLLYTYHDMSDTALDGQLLTPDEQILGRDRLLMLAWESTVWREPHHANWTEDQLGWADIASGKHDREIIDPQARRIKAYGKRVFLSFDQEVDARVGDAGTPEEYVAAHRHLHDRFEELGVDNVVWVWTVSGYLPSGKLFERLYPGDDYVDWIGMDQYNYFTCHDTTDWKDFDRSQRPTYEWLRTHISAEKPLMFAEFATVPDPADEDRQREWYEEIPEVARTMPEAKALVHWNRAVPGKGCDLTVDEGPGLEGYRTAGQDDWFKQPVPGR, from the coding sequence GTGATCCGCCACCGCGCACCGGAGGACCGCCGCCCCCGTACGTACCTCGTGCTCACGCTGGCCGCCGTCGCGGCGCTGCTCACCGGACTCCTCGCCTGGTTCGGCACACCCTCTTCCGGCGGGGGCGACGGGAGGACGCCTTCCCCCGGCGCCCTCCCGGCCGACGCCGCCACCGGCCCGGTGCCCGGCGGGACCTGCGCCGCCACCGCCACGCTCGTCCCGCCGTGCGGGGCCTGGTGGGGCGCCTACGTGCCGTACGCCGAGAACGGTTCGCTCAAGGACGCGGTGTACGCGTTCGAGGAGAGGATCGGCCGGAAGCTCGACCTCCTGTACACCTACCACGACATGTCGGACACCGCCCTCGACGGACAGCTCCTGACCCCCGACGAGCAGATCCTCGGCCGGGACCGGCTGCTCATGCTGGCCTGGGAGTCCACGGTGTGGCGCGAACCCCACCACGCCAACTGGACCGAGGACCAGCTCGGCTGGGCGGACATCGCGTCGGGGAAGCACGACCGGGAGATCATCGACCCGCAGGCGCGCCGCATCAAGGCGTACGGGAAGCGGGTGTTCCTCTCCTTCGACCAGGAGGTCGACGCCCGCGTCGGCGACGCGGGCACGCCCGAGGAGTACGTCGCCGCCCACCGCCACCTCCACGACCGGTTCGAGGAGCTCGGTGTGGACAACGTGGTCTGGGTGTGGACGGTGTCCGGCTACCTCCCGTCGGGGAAGCTCTTCGAGCGGCTCTACCCGGGCGACGACTACGTCGACTGGATCGGCATGGACCAGTACAACTACTTCACCTGCCACGACACCACGGACTGGAAGGACTTCGACCGCAGCCAGCGGCCGACGTACGAGTGGCTGCGCACCCACATCAGCGCCGAGAAGCCGCTGATGTTCGCCGAGTTCGCCACGGTGCCCGATCCGGCGGACGAGGACCGCCAGCGCGAGTGGTACGAGGAGATCCCCGAGGTGGCCAGGACCATGCCCGAGGCCAAGGCTCTGGTGCACTGGAACCGTGCGGTCCCGGGCAAGGGCTGCGACCTCACGGTCGACGAGGGGCCGGGCCTGGAGGGTTACCGCACGGCCGGCCAGGACGACTGGTTCAAGCAGCCGGTGCCCGGCCGCTGA